CCTTTTGCAGACCCGCTAGAATTTGAACCACCTGACTTTTCTGCATGGGAACCACAACTTTTTGATAAGATGGTCTTTACCCTTTGGACAGCCAACTGATATGGAAAGCCCTATTATCTTTTACAGCAGAACCTCGTTAGTCCTGAGGTTGGTGTTCCACTGTATGTGGCTTCCTGGAGGGTGGTACAGAAGTGTTCCAGGCACTTGATTCCTGACTTAGAGTGATTCCAAGCCATGAGGGATAGTCTGCTAGAACTGCCCCGTGCTACAAAGGAAAACATTAAGGTCCAGGGGAGTTAAATGTTTTGCTCAAGATCTCATATCTAGTGGCAGCATGGATCCAGGGCGCTGGACCGCCAGCCATAGATACAGTTTGCTTACAATTGTAGCATTAGAGTCATGTTTTGATACTGATTTTACTCTTTCACCTGCATGACTGGATAAGATGGGAAACTGCCATTGTAATACCTAATGAGGATGCTAGCTCTGTGCACCTACTGAGCCCAGATAGTGTGCTCTATGCTTCCATCTAGAACCTCATTTGGTCCCACAGTAACCCCAGGAAGTAGGCAGCATTAtaattattcactttttaaagaaaaatgtaatggcctttgctggttggctcagtggtagagtgttggcctggtgtgtggatgtcctgggtttaattcccagtcagggcacagaggagaagtaaccatctccttctccacccctcccactctcccttctctctctctttctctctctcttgcccttcccttcctgtagccatggctcaatgggttagagcagtggtagtcaacctggtccctactgcccactagtggctgttccagctttcatggtgggtggtagtggagcaaccaaagtataaacaaaaagatagatttaactatagtaagttgttttataaagatttattctgccaaacttagtgaaaatctgacataaagtacttggtaagtaattattattataggctttaacttgctgtaactctgcttcataaattttataaagtagagttacttccctactttataaatcaccattacagtggaaccagtgggcggttagaatattttactactaatagagatacaaaagtgggtggtaggtataaaaaggttgacttccCCTGGGTTAGAGCAACTTGGcttccagcactgaggatggctccatgacctccaactcaggtgcttaaaaaaaaaatggctcagttgctgagcaacggaccaacagacccagatgggcagagcatcatccccttgtGGACTTGCAagaggatcccagttggggtgcatgcaggagtctgtgtctctgcctcccctcctctcactaaaataaaaaaattaaaatatatatctaagaGATTAATTTTTCTAGTCATTTCTACCTTACTTGGAGGTTGAGTTGTTATTTACTCAAGAAGAAAAGCCCTAGCTCAGAGCTTTCCTACTTTTGCAGGAATGCCAGCTGAATACAAAATCTGGAAGCCCTGCTTTGAGATGCCCCAGCGTGGGGGTCGTCATCCCTGGTCACCTCTGTTCTCACAACAGCTGCAGCAGCAGTGAACTCTCTCTTTCGAGCACCTGCAGCGAGTACTCCAGTGGCTCCTCCCGCACGTGGCATGATGGGAAGAATCTCAGGAAGAGGGTAAGGCCTCCTTTAAGGCACTTCAGCATCAGAGTAAACAAGAAAAGAATCTTCTAATAGGAAGGtaaaaggtgggagggagggctaAGAAGGAAACAACCATTTTTCCGAGTACCTGTTCATTTACTCCTCGCAAAAACAGTATAGGGAGAGGTTATTCACCCCACTGTATGGCAGAGGAGTTGGGCTCCAGaaaggttaagtcacttgcctgAAGTCACGTAGCACATGAGGGGCAGAATGTTGATTGGTCCCAGATGACCTGGATTTCATGGAGGGAGTCGGGAAGAggaagatattttccttctgtgctTTGGTGGAGCCCTCCAAGTTTACAGGACTCGATCAGCCTGGAACCTGGAGCCCTTGCCTAGTGGACCTGGCCACCCTTCTCACCGGCTAAGACATTTCCCATTAGTTTTATGGACATTCTCCATCACTGTAATGCTCACAGACATGTTACTGTCCACTGCCAATGAGAGTCAAGCAAGACCACTTGCCAAGCCATTCTAGACTGAGCATCCTATGGGAACTTGAAGAGAATGTTGTTGTTTTCCTAGAAAATAGAGGGAATGGTGGATTATCTCAATCAATGCCAAATGTTTTGAAAGTATCATTCACTTTGTAAGAATTTACTGTTCAGAAATAGCATGTATTATATTAACCTCCTCTACTCAATGCTATGGTCTCATAAAACATTGGCTATAAATTGGAGGGAGGGACAATAGAGAAAATACCATGGTCGATGATAGGCACCATGGCTCAGTGAAGGTTGGTTTGTCCCTATGTAGATGGCAGGGGTGCCTTTACCAGGTTTTTAAGTAACTCTACTGCTAAGTGCCTCTGCAAAGTGCTCATATGATTGAAGGCTCCCTCATATCTTATACAAGTATCTTCATGCAGTGGTGTAAGccaagtttttgaaatagctggtTTTGCAGTTCCCTAAtatggaagaaaaacaaagaaaagagaatagaaaCCTCAACTCAGGCTATTTaggggtctttttttttatcattcttaCAAATTAAATTTACAATTTCAGAAGCATGGATACCAGGAAATTCATACTTGCTAGAAAATATTGGTGAAGAGGTAGCTTTGTCATACTCTGAACAAGCACTCAAAGTAAAACTTTAAACTTAAATTTAGAGCTTATTCCCTTGGATCCAGATTTCTAATTCAAAGTGAGGAGCCTGGTACTTATCAGAAGTGCTCTGGTGAAGGAGATGCTTGCGGTGAGGAGGAATGGCTGCCAAAGCCCTGGCTCTTAACTCCTGGAGGGTGCTCAGGGCTGTCCCCGCTTTGTCTATGAGGAGCACTGGCTCCAGAGTCCCGTGCTCTCCTGTTTCTACTCTCacactcttcctttctctccctctcagaccttttctctgcttttctttctttctttcttttctttctttctttctttctttctttctttctttctttctttctttctttctctctctctctctttctctctgtctctctctctcccttccttccttccttccttccttcctgcctgcctgcctgcctgcctgcctgcctgctgaaATTCTTCTCATTAGAACAATTAATTCTCTTCTAGGGAAACCTCTTTTCTAAAAAAGGAGCAATAAGGTTCTTATGACACTTCCTGCACAGTCAGGTGGCCACGACCTGGAAATTTAATAGAGTCCTGGCTCAGAACGATCGTGGAGTAACAGCACCCTTATCACATCTCACAGAGAAAAGCCCCAGTTCTCAGGGACATAGCAAACTAAACCTGGTCCTGAAGAGAcagtttaaatttatattatttaaggaACTTCTATAattcttactatgtgccaggcacttatTTAGTATTAActaatatagtaaatatatataatatgaatttGAGTGTGAATATGTTAACTTATATGTTAATAAATGTATGGCCAAGGGCTCTTTGGTAACCCACAGTACTGTTTGTGTCACGGAAGGGCAGCCCACACAAAACACGCTAGCCCGCCACCCGGGGAGCAGCCTGACCTAATCAGCGTGTGAGTCCCATGTGCACACCACTTTTGTAGCACTTCCTGAGCTCGTGGGACGTTCGGGATAGCTTATTAAATAGGTTCTCCTGTTCCCTCCgctttatggatgaggaaactgagatgccAGGAAATAAGGAGCCAGCCCAAGCTCTCATAGccagtaagtgacagagctgggcaGTTGGTTCTAGAACCTTCCCTCTTAACCATCGGCTATGCTTCCTTGTTGAGTCAGCCTGAAACTTGGGAGAGTTGTTCCAGTTGCTGGGATGGATTTGTTTCTAATAAAACCAAGAATGTCCTTTTAAAAACATGTGTTGAACAGTTGCTCGGTCAAGAGACAGGAAGACTGTGGGTGGTACCCAGGCCCCTACCTCTGCAGCACCCTTCAGCCACGGCTCCCTGGGCAGCCCTCTTCCAGCCTTCCCAGCTAGGGATGAAGCTGACGTGGTCTCTCCCACAGGGATTCATGCTTCTATCGTTGAAGTTTCAAAATTGTTTCAAACTTTTCTCAAGTTATTGAATACCATAACCTCCTGTGGAAACCTGACCGAGTAATGTGGCTGATCTCAGGGGGCAGAGATCCTGGGCGCTGGGAGGCTGGCAGCTGCTGGCCCTCCGTGAACTACACCACAGCCTGGGAAGGCTcggaggggcaggagggaggtgggTAGGCAGAGGCTGAGCCCATCTTCTATGGGTTCAACAAATCATCCTTCTGCAAGCTCTTGCAGGGTACTTTTCctgctttctcttctttgttgTGAATGTGATTATCAGGATCATGGAAATTCATAGAAATCTACTCTGTATTAGTCTGCTCACTGGTCAGTTTATAGTACCCAACCTCACTAATaggatttttttctgatttctgaaggagtttttaattttttttcttttgcacttttccaaagctggaaatggggaggcagtcagacagactcctgcaggcgcctgaccgggatcctcccggcatgcccaccagggggcgatgctctgcccacctgggatgtCTCTCTGttgcagagccactctagcacctgagacagaggccacagagccatccccagcgcccgggccatccttgctccaatggagcctcgactgcaggaggggaagagagagacagagaggaaggagaggggaagggcagagaagcagacgggcacttcccctgtgtgccctggctgggaatcgaacccaggactcctgcatgccaggccaacgctccaccaccaagccaaccagccagggcctgaaggagTTTTTAATAATGCGGGGAAGAGGAGGGTGAAGTTGAATAACATCTATCTATAGCAACCTATGACCCTAAAGaattttctgaagaaaatatataatgtgaaaaaaaagataacaaataaagcaccaataaacaaaatatattattgagAGCAAGAATAATGTTTATGAAAATATCTTAGATATAAACAAATGTTCACAACTTACTAAAAATCTGAGATTCCAATATAAGTTTCTGATGCATTTTCAACCTCTGCTAATGAGCACATGGTTAGTGTTCAGAGTTATGGTCCAGGGGTCAGCTGGCATGGTTGTGCCAATGGGAGCTTCACTCTTTGTTAATGTGGGTACAGAGTGGATATCTGAAACCAACAGATTCATTAATTGAAATGTTTCACCATTAATTATACAGCCTCTTTTAAAAAGGCATCAGgctctcctgtagccagtggcttgattggtttgaacatggcccgccctgggcactgaggatagctccattggagtgcatcaacctcaagcactaaaaatagcttgatactcaagcatcagccccagatgtagttgccaggtggatccctgttagggagcatgcaggagtctgcctctctatctcctctcctcccaccaatTTAAACTGCAAGTTCCGTTGGAGAGAGCTGGTCTCTATTATGACATTGACTaagacagagggaggaacagagacTAAATTTGACTCCAGTATGCCATCAAGATTAAATTGTGCAGGCTCTTTGTTCACACTTCCTAAGTATGAGCTCATGTGATGTTCAGGATAGCTTATTACATAGGTTGTCCTATTTCCCCtactttatagataaggaaactgagatgaaaaaaaagaaggaaccagccCAAGATCTCATaaccagtaagtggcagagcctgaGTTCAAGTCCCAACATAACCACTTTGGAACTCAGGCATAGAAAGAACTCAGGCTCTTCTTTGGCTATGTGATTTCCGCCAGGCTGATCTtgctgaatctcagtttccttctTGGTAAATAGGATGATAATGTCCTCTTCATGGTGTTCTGACAGTTAAGTCAAAATACTGTGTAAGTGGCTGGCACACAACAGATGCTCAGTCCGGGTCACTgtcctccctctgcccttccaTTTCTGGTTagcaatgctaaaaaaaaaaaaaaaaaaaaggaatgtagaatGCAGCATTTTTTCTACAGCATTTCTTGGTCACTATCTAAAACTAACCCTAGTATTTGGGGAGGTATAAAGGACAAGAAATGGACTCTTTTCAGTTAGTAGGTGAATCATTACTACGCTTTCTAACAGCAAATACCCCACTGTTATACACGTATGGGTGTATTTCACAGGTGTTCACTGCCGGTCAGAGTCATGAAGTCACATGACATTCTAACTCTCAAATGTTAGAATGGGAGGGACCAGAAAGATACAGGCTGACTTACTTTCCCATCTACCCTCTGTACCTCTCGTATACACTGAGGCCATACTGTCTGGTTACTTCCTACGTGTACCTTAAACATGCTTTCCCAATTTGAGACTTTGTCATCGCATTTCTTATAACTGGAATCATTCCTCCACTTTTAATCTAAGGCAAGCCTAGCTATCTTTCAAGGGCTagatagagtttaaaaaaaaaaaacaaaaaacatctttCCTTATGTGGTTTTTCCAAACAGACGTATGGTCTCCCTCTTCTGAACTTCTGGAGTGCATACGACATCTGCACTTCTTATCCGTGCCCTTGACTTTCAGTCACTGGTGCTCAGGGCCTCTCCTCTGATGAGTGCATGCTTGAGGGCAGGTCCTTATTCTCGATTTCTTTAAATCATGTACTACTGAGTTCAGGACCAGGTGAAATGGGGATTTGCTACATAGTTGATGACTAATTTTGcattaatgaatgaatagatgCATTTATTTATCAACCACTAGCTCAAATTAAGTTCAACGATGAATGTTTCTGTTATAAATCTGTGATCTATATGACTATCATTTCTGATATCTACTTTCTTTCCTAGCAATCATCACAAAACTGGGATCAAAGGCTAAGTATTGATTCCTCGCTCCCAAGTGGCTTTGCTAGTCCTACAGATGAACTACCTCCAACACGTATCAAGGAAAACCACATTTTGGAAGGACTAAGAAAGCTACAGAAGCGAAAAGTATTACTTGAGCCCCAATCAGTGATAACCAAATGGGGTTATAAAGATTGCATGAATTCAAACGAAGGAATATATTCTCCAGGCATTAAGAATAGCAGCCTCAAGGAGTGTTGCCCCTGTAAACCAGCAGACATGGGGAGCCCCTGCCAGGATCCCCACAAAGCATTCATTTATGACACAGATTCCCACAATGCTGATGAGGATGCTTCCTCCTTAGCATTGATTCAAGCCTTCCCAAACCAAGCCTGCAGGCTGCATGGCTGTCAATTAACCCACAGTGTTTCTGATAGTCTGTTTAGCTGGGAGCTGAATGGGAAACATTTTTCAGATGGCATGTCCTCAGTTTACCCCAGGGGAAATCCTGAGAAGCTGAGCAGTTGTTCCAGCAACTGCCCCTTGGGGAGGAAGCTGTGCCCATGTGTCCAGGTACCTCGGGAACAGCGAGAGAGGTGTCTGCACAGCCATGACCGTGTGGCTCTCAACCTCCAGCTCTCAGACACGGATGACAACGAACCCCTGGATGAGCTGCACATTGACAGCAGCAATGAGAAAAGCCCTTCGGACTTGTCCTTGACGGCTGACACCGACAAGTCCACGGAGAATTTGGACATCCTTGTGGGACTCGGACAGTCTCAGCTTGGGTCTCCTgatgaggaagaaaaacaaatgctcATCCACTTGGAGAGTAAACCAAAGACATTTAGTTTCATAAAGCAGCAAAGGGTCATCAAAAGGACTTCTTCAGAAGAATGTGTGACTGTCATATTTGATGCAGAGGATGGCGAACCCATTGAGTTCAGCTCTCACCAGACGGGTGTCGTCTCTGTTACCAGAAATGAAATTTCCATCAGTCAGGCCCCGACTGGACCCATGGCAGAACACATGGACCACCTACCTCAGGGAACTGCTCACCTACAGCCAGGAGATGCAGCAGGAGACTACACCTTTGCAAAGAGACCTGAAGAGGAAGCTGTTAGAAATACCCCCAGCGGCGGTGTAGACAATGTCGCCAAGGCCCCCACTGTCTCTTGCAGGCCCAGGGCAGTTATGCAAAATACACAGAGACAAAAACTGGCAAAATTGACCCACAATGTGGCATGCCAGAGTGATGCTCAGTCTCCAATGTCCGTGGGAGTCTATCAGAAGCAGAGTCTGACAAAaatacccaccaggggcaagtCTTCACCTCAGAAATCAAAAATGATGGAGCCCGAAGCTGCCACCAGTGTCCCCTCGTCTGGCCCAGGGACTCTGGAAAAGTCAACAGCCTCCGCTTCCGGGAAGCCTGCACGACTCAAGAGGACCGAAGGCCCGGTGCACCTCTGTGGTGTGCAGGCAGACTCACACGTTCCAGACCCCCCGGCCCAGCTGCCCCACAGCTCCGGAGTGTCCGGCAGAAGGGATGCGGCCCAGTGCTCCCGGGGTCACACCTCAGCCTCACAGCTGCTGTCAGGGCCCCTCCTTGACCCTGGTGGCGGTGGAGAGCACCTTGTGAGGGGCCAACACTACGACCCTGGGCCAGCAGCAGGGGTGGAGTCACCGCTTCCCCTCCCTCCAGGCGGATCAGCCTCCTTGCTCACTGGGCCCAGTTATGActgcctgcctctgccctcctctgcGAAGCACGGAACCAGGGTCCCCAGCGACACAGCCAGGACTGGATTCAAGTCGCCATCTCTGAAAGGATCCTCTCCTGTTATTTCTTCTCACCAGACAGGGGTACAGGGGAAGAAGCCTTCCATGGTCTTCAAAAAGCCCACCTTCACGGACGCTCTGCCCTCCACAGAAGTGGGGGTTCCAACCAGATGCCCTACTCATGTCTCCTCCAGCGCATTTGTCCTGCTGGCCCAGGGCCCCCCCAAGGTCTCTCTAAAAAGAAGTATTCCCAAAACCCCACCCCACCAGGCACTTGGCACCCCACAAACAGACACAGGGTTACAGACTCCTAAGAATTGCCCTTCAGCCCATGAGCCACTGGACATATCCTCTAAAAGTCTGTCTCCAGAAAGAAAACGGCAGGTGAACGACAGCGTCTCTAAGTCACCCAAGCCTTCCTTCTTAGGGGTGAATGAGTCACTGTCATCTCAGGTTAGCAGCCCATCACCATCCTCCAACAGCCAGAACGCCTCCCATGGTTGTCAAAGCGCCCACGAGAAAGGTTTGAAAACTCGCCTCCCAGTTGGGCTCAAAGTTCTCATGAAGTCTCCCCAGTTGCTCAGGAAAAGCTCCACAGTTCCAGGGAAACACGAGAAAGACAGTCTCAACGAAGCCTCCAGAAGTTCCGTGGCTGCAAGCAGGTGGAAGGCCACCACAGAGCAGTGCAGGGGACCAGCAAGCCCGGGCACCGCTGCAGGCACGGGGCACGCAGCAAGCCCGGGCACCGCTGCAGGCACGGGGCACGCAGCAAGCCCGGGCACCGCTGCAGGCACGGGGCACGCAGCAAGCCCGGGCACCGCTGCAGGCACGGGGCACGCAGCAAGCCCGGGCACCGCTGCAGGCACAGGGCACGCAGCAAGCCTGGGCACCGCTGCAGGCATGGGGCACATGGCTCCCCCGGGGTCGCGGGCACAGGGCAGCTTGGCTGACGGGCTTCTCCCGGACACAGCAACTCCAGAGTCATCCGAAAATTGCATCCCTGGGGCTGATGGGAGAGATGCGGGAGAAAGCAGGTCTGTGAAAAGACCTCCTTCCTCCAAGCCACATCTAAAACCAGCTCTAGGCATGAACGGAGCTAAGGCCCGCAGCCAGAGCTTCAGTGCTCACTCAGGTGACAAGCCCCCCACGCCGCCCATGGAGGGGCCAGGCAGAGTCCGAACACAGATTATTACCAACACGGCTGAGAGAGGCAATTCTCTCACCAGGCAGGGCTCCTCCACTGACGGCTCTCCCAGCAagacccctcccagccccaagTCCGACAGCCTTCCCAGTGCTGCAAGGCCCCTGGGGCAAGCCTCCTCCAGGCAGGGCCTCCTGGAGAACCAGGGTAGCTCCAGTGGCCAGCAGGGGAGCCCCAGCAGGTCGCCTTTGCTGATCCTTCCAAAACCCGAAGGCCTCCTCACCCACCCTGGACCGGAAGACCAGCAGGCCTGTGGCCAGGGAGGGTGCCCCAGTGTGGCTGCACCCAAGGAACCAGGCAGCGACCGCTGCAGGTGCCCACCCACCCCAGCAGCCTGCCCACCAGCCCTGCAGAGCCCAGGGAGGACA
The sequence above is drawn from the Saccopteryx bilineata isolate mSacBil1 chromosome 5, mSacBil1_pri_phased_curated, whole genome shotgun sequence genome and encodes:
- the NCKAP5 gene encoding nck-associated protein 5 isoform X1, coding for MEGKRQLEKRDFGKRLSLDSSLVEYMDSNKYIEHLLTQLEEKHRSLWREKLAVAQLQREVAQRRNEGAMHEKLIRELEEERHLRLQSEKRLQEVTLESERTRVQMRGLQQQFSRMEETVRNLLQSQGPPEQKKEETANPMVSQEKLSEDERKHKEALEDLQMVVDEDSRSESSSADEGREKTKLLLERLKALEAENSALALENENQREQYERCLDEVANQVVQALLTQKDLREECVKLKTRVFDLEQQNRTLSTLFQQRLRPTSDLLLQKLHSHILDLSSGNVLSEVERSRRRTRSHTDAEMHECQLNTKSGSPALRCPSVGVVIPGHLCSHNSCSSSELSLSSTCSEYSSGSSRTWHDGKNLRKRQSSQNWDQRLSIDSSLPSGFASPTDELPPTRIKENHILEGLRKLQKRKVLLEPQSVITKWGYKDCMNSNEGIYSPGIKNSSLKECCPCKPADMGSPCQDPHKAFIYDTDSHNADEDASSLALIQAFPNQACRLHGCQLTHSVSDSLFSWELNGKHFSDGMSSVYPRGNPEKLSSCSSNCPLGRKLCPCVQVPREQRERCLHSHDRVALNLQLSDTDDNEPLDELHIDSSNEKSPSDLSLTADTDKSTENLDILVGLGQSQLGSPDEEEKQMLIHLESKPKTFSFIKQQRVIKRTSSEECVTVIFDAEDGEPIEFSSHQTGVVSVTRNEISISQAPTGPMAEHMDHLPQGTAHLQPGDAAGDYTFAKRPEEEAVRNTPSGGVDNVAKAPTVSCRPRAVMQNTQRQKLAKLTHNVACQSDAQSPMSVGVYQKQSLTKIPTRGKSSPQKSKMMEPEAATSVPSSGPGTLEKSTASASGKPARLKRTEGPVHLCGVQADSHVPDPPAQLPHSSGVSGRRDAAQCSRGHTSASQLLSGPLLDPGGGGEHLVRGQHYDPGPAAGVESPLPLPPGGSASLLTGPSYDCLPLPSSAKHGTRVPSDTARTGFKSPSLKGSSPVISSHQTGVQGKKPSMVFKKPTFTDALPSTEVGVPTRCPTHVSSSAFVLLAQGPPKVSLKRSIPKTPPHQALGTPQTDTGLQTPKNCPSAHEPLDISSKSLSPERKRQVNDSVSKSPKPSFLGVNESLSSQVSSPSPSSNSQNASHGCQSAHEKGLKTRLPVGLKVLMKSPQLLRKSSTVPGKHEKDSLNEASRSSVAASRWKATTEQCRGPASPGTAAGTGHAASPGTAAGTGHAASPGTAAGTGHAASPGTAAGTGHAASPGTAAGTGHAASLGTAAGMGHMAPPGSRAQGSLADGLLPDTATPESSENCIPGADGRDAGESRSVKRPPSSKPHLKPALGMNGAKARSQSFSAHSGDKPPTPPMEGPGRVRTQIITNTAERGNSLTRQGSSTDGSPSKTPPSPKSDSLPSAARPLGQASSRQGLLENQGSSSGQQGSPSRSPLLILPKPEGLLTHPGPEDQQACGQGGCPSVAAPKEPGSDRCRCPPTPAACPPALQSPGRTQCPSSFETSRTPKPEMSGRYPDTSITRTSAVSPEAPLPPTIEEKVMLCIQENVEKGQVQTKSPSVEAKPRPGPSFASWFGFRRSRLPALSSRKMEVSKTKVEKKDSKGLGFGSKQLKSERKKEKKKPQLPCETEKELHRDAERTDHPDGGVRNKNNLKTPQGIYDQMKFEPRNRPSPVTCSTKDTFMTELLNRVDKRAAQQTEIGSNSVSCRSALKGSSQGSCPSGSSLSAQGNHKKHIKTKADVDIPKGSLIKETKENLQEDEEDAVAESAFQSHVIESNCQMRTLDSGIGTFPLPDSGTRSAGRYMCQSDSTEDPEPILCLQPALCVIPSVRAQTLEREVPSSADGPRSADNSIVHSTSYPLMTARGMRPLQSRLPKPASSGKINSQKQTEAEPRPQTCSSFEYAGNTMARELLPDWIGGDSPADTQDKVPRTCPYSASGGSDSDSDLDYGNNGFGAGRGKLVRAMKSTTPEIETS
- the NCKAP5 gene encoding nck-associated protein 5 isoform X3 yields the protein MDSNKYIEHLLTQLEEKHRSLWREKLAVAQLQREVAQRRNEGAMHEKLIRELEEERHLRLQSEKRLQEVTLESERTRVQMRGLQQQFSRMEETVRNLLQSQGPPEQKKEETANPMVSQEKLSEDERKHKEALEDLQMVVDEDSRSESSSADEGREKTKLLLERLKALEAENSALALENENQREQYERCLDEVANQVVQALLTQKDLREECVKLKTRVFDLEQQNRTLSTLFQQRLRPTSDLLLQKLHSHILDLSSGNVLSEVERSRRRTRSHTDAEMHECQLNTKSGSPALRCPSVGVVIPGHLCSHNSCSSSELSLSSTCSEYSSGSSRTWHDGKNLRKRQSSQNWDQRLSIDSSLPSGFASPTDELPPTRIKENHILEGLRKLQKRKVLLEPQSVITKWGYKDCMNSNEGIYSPGIKNSSLKECCPCKPADMGSPCQDPHKAFIYDTDSHNADEDASSLALIQAFPNQACRLHGCQLTHSVSDSLFSWELNGKHFSDGMSSVYPRGNPEKLSSCSSNCPLGRKLCPCVQVPREQRERCLHSHDRVALNLQLSDTDDNEPLDELHIDSSNEKSPSDLSLTADTDKSTENLDILVGLGQSQLGSPDEEEKQMLIHLESKPKTFSFIKQQRVIKRTSSEECVTVIFDAEDGEPIEFSSHQTGVVSVTRNEISISQAPTGPMAEHMDHLPQGTAHLQPGDAAGDYTFAKRPEEEAVRNTPSGGVDNVAKAPTVSCRPRAVMQNTQRQKLAKLTHNVACQSDAQSPMSVGVYQKQSLTKIPTRGKSSPQKSKMMEPEAATSVPSSGPGTLEKSTASASGKPARLKRTEGPVHLCGVQADSHVPDPPAQLPHSSGVSGRRDAAQCSRGHTSASQLLSGPLLDPGGGGEHLVRGQHYDPGPAAGVESPLPLPPGGSASLLTGPSYDCLPLPSSAKHGTRVPSDTARTGFKSPSLKGSSPVISSHQTGVQGKKPSMVFKKPTFTDALPSTEVGVPTRCPTHVSSSAFVLLAQGPPKVSLKRSIPKTPPHQALGTPQTDTGLQTPKNCPSAHEPLDISSKSLSPERKRQVNDSVSKSPKPSFLGVNESLSSQVSSPSPSSNSQNASHGCQSAHEKGLKTRLPVGLKVLMKSPQLLRKSSTVPGKHEKDSLNEASRSSVAASRWKATTEQCRGPASPGTAAGTGHAASPGTAAGTGHAASPGTAAGTGHAASPGTAAGTGHAASPGTAAGTGHAASLGTAAGMGHMAPPGSRAQGSLADGLLPDTATPESSENCIPGADGRDAGESRSVKRPPSSKPHLKPALGMNGAKARSQSFSAHSGDKPPTPPMEGPGRVRTQIITNTAERGNSLTRQGSSTDGSPSKTPPSPKSDSLPSAARPLGQASSRQGLLENQGSSSGQQGSPSRSPLLILPKPEGLLTHPGPEDQQACGQGGCPSVAAPKEPGSDRCRCPPTPAACPPALQSPGRTQCPSSFETSRTPKPEMSGRYPDTSITRTSAVSPEAPLPPTIEEKVMLCIQENVEKGQVQTKSPSVEAKPRPGPSFASWFGFRRSRLPALSSRKMEVSKTKVEKKDSKGLGFGSKQLKSERKKEKKKPQLPCETEKELHRDAERTDHPDGGVRNKNNLKTPQGIYDQMKFEPRNRPSPVTCSTKDTFMTELLNRVDKRAAQQTEIGSNSVSCRSALKGSSQGSCPSGSSLSAQGNHKKHIKTKADVDIPKGSLIKETKENLQEDEEDAVAESAFQSHVIESNCQMRTLDSGIGTFPLPDSGTRSAGRYMCQSDSTEDPEPILCLQPALCVIPSVRAQTLEREVPSSADGPRSADNSIVHSTSYPLMTARGMRPLQSRLPKPASSGKINSQKQTEAEPRPQTCSSFEYAGNTMARELLPDWIGGDSPADTQDKVPRTCPYSASGGSDSDSDLDYGNNGFGAGRGKLVRAMKSTTPEIETS